AGCTCTCACATGGTCATATTCATGCCGGCGGAGCTTGTGGTTGCGGCGGAAACGGTGAAAGTTCCTGCGAGGACGGCAACTGTGAGGATAAAGGTTCCTGCAGCGACGATGGCGGCCACGGATGCGGGTGCTAAGGCATTACTGCTTCCAGCCGGGTTCAAAGTGATCCGCATCTTTCCACGCCGGGAATTTCTTTCTGAAATTCCTGAGTTTTTCCAGATTGAGTTCTGAGTATCCCAGTCCGGATGCAGCATTCATCCGGAGCATCTCCCCTCCCATGGGGTTTATGGAGCAGCTGCCCCCCAGGGACGGGATTCCTGTTCCATCGGTACCAACCCGGTTGACGCCCAGAAGATAACTCTGGTTCTCCATGGCCCGGGCCCTGCAAAGAGTCTCCCAGACCGGATGACGGGTGGCCGGCCAGTTGGCTACATAAAGCATCACATCATAATCGCCCCGGTTCCTGCTGAATACCGGGAAACGCAGATCGTAACATATCTGTGGCAGAATCCGGAAGGCACCCAGCCTGAAGATCTTTCGCTCTTCTCCCCGACTGAAGTTCTCCTTTTCCCCTCCCGGACGGAAGAGATGTCGTTTATCGTAAAAACCCTGGATTCCATCCGGTGAAACCCACAGCAGACGATTATAGATCCGTCCGTCCTTTTCCCTGAATATCAGACTTCCGGACATATGGCACTGCTTTTCCCTGGCCATCCGCAGCAACCACCGGACGGCTTTCCCATCCTCCCCTTCCGCCAGTTGTACCGAGCGCATGGTAAAGCCCGTTGAGAACGTCTCAGGAAAAACCACCAGGCCAGTATCCTTTTCAAGCGTTTCCAGCATCCCTTCCATCAAATGCAGATTGGCTTCAATATTTTCCCAGACCAAATCTGCCTGTACCAGGCATACCTTTAATTGCTCCTTCATCTTTGTATCCTTCCAACAGAACCTAAAAGTAATCGATTTTTTATA
This window of the Bacteroidales bacterium genome carries:
- a CDS encoding amidohydrolase; protein product: MKEQLKVCLVQADLVWENIEANLHLMEGMLETLEKDTGLVVFPETFSTGFTMRSVQLAEGEDGKAVRWLLRMAREKQCHMSGSLIFREKDGRIYNRLLWVSPDGIQGFYDKRHLFRPGGEKENFSRGEERKIFRLGAFRILPQICYDLRFPVFSRNRGDYDVMLYVANWPATRHPVWETLCRARAMENQSYLLGVNRVGTDGTGIPSLGGSCSINPMGGEMLRMNAASGLGYSELNLEKLRNFRKKFPAWKDADHFEPGWKQ